Proteins encoded by one window of Cannabis sativa cultivar Pink pepper isolate KNU-18-1 chromosome 4, ASM2916894v1, whole genome shotgun sequence:
- the LOC115715297 gene encoding glutathione hydrolase 1 isoform X1, whose amino-acid sequence MMVVSHTSHWHTFTLQLLLPLILILLLSSTSLNATSIDNSSTKHKHRREVIVAHHGAVATDHGRCSRIGTQVLREGGHVVDAAVAAALCLGVVSPASSGIGGGAFMNLRLATGKAQVYDMRETAPMLASEDMYAGNETLKAKGGLSIAVPGELAGLYKAWKQYGKLPWARLVRPAERLARLGFKVSLYLEMQLIASKSDIFEDKGLQSVFTSNGNLLKAGDICRNKKLAQTLRKIADFGIEAFYNGSIGLNLVRDIQKAGGIVKMKDLQSYQVKVKRPISVDVMGTKLLAMPPPSGGPPMILMLNILSQYGFPSGISGSLGVHREIEALKHTFAVRMNMGDPDFVNVSSVISDMLSPKFAAKLRKDINDNRTFNPNHYGGKWNQIHDHGTSHLSIIDYQRNAISMTTTVNAYFGSKILSPSTGIILNNEMDDFSIPTNVTKGVRPPAPANFIRPGKRPLSSMSPTIIVKDNKLKAALGASGGAFIFAAVGEVLLNHFVKRMNPLSSVMAPRIYHQLIPNVVSYENWTTVIGDHFEVPANIREALKKKGHVLQGLGGGTICQLIAQDLGKLVAVSDPRKGGIPAAF is encoded by the exons ATGATGGTAGTGT CTCATACATCTCATTGGCATACTTTTACACTACAACTTTTGCTCCCACTCATACTTATTCTTCTTCTAAGTAGTACGAGCCTTAATGCAACGAGTATTGATAATAGTTCGACCAAACACAAACACAGACGAGAGGTAATTGTTGCACATCATGGAGCTGTTGCCACTGATCATGGCCGATGTTCCCGAATTGGAACTCAAGTTCTACGCGAGGGAGGCCATGTTGTGGATGCTGCGGTGGCTGCTGCTCTGTGTTTGGGGGTGGTGAGTCCGGCTTCAAGTGGCATTGGTGGAGGAGCTTTCATGAATTTAAGGCTAGCCACTGGAAAGGCACAAGTGTATGATATGAGAGAAACTGCTCCCATGCTTGCTTCTGAG GACATGTATGCTGGCAATGAAACTCTTAAAGCTAAAGGTGGTCTCTCCATAGCAGTTCCAGGAGAGCTTGCAGGGCTTTATAAGGCGTGGAAACAATATGGGAAGCTTCCATGGGCGAGGCTCGTAAGGCCAGCTGAGCGCCTTGCTCGATTGGGATTCAAGGTGTCATTGTATCTTGAAATGCAGTTGATTGCATCAAAATCAGATATCTTTGAAGATAAAGGACTTCAGAGTGTTTTTACATCAAATGGTAATCTCTTGAAGGCAGGTGATATTTGCCGTAATAAGAAACTAGCTCAAACACTAAGAAAGATTGCAGATTTTGGCATAGAGGCCTTTTATAATGGATCAATAGGATTAAATCTAGTTAGAGATATTCAAAAGGCTGGAGGGATAGTGAAAATGAAAGACTTGCAAAGTTATCAAGTTAAGGTGAAAAGGCCAATTTCTGTTGATGTTATGGGGACCAAATTACTTGCCATGCCTCCTCCTTCTGGGGGTCCTCCAATGATACTA ATGCTGAACATTCTTTCCCAATATGGATTTCCTTCTGGAATCTCTGGCTCTCTTGGGGTCCATAGAGAAATTGAAGCTCTAAAACATACATTTGCTGTGAGAATGAACATGGGTGATCCAGACTTTGTTAATGTGTCTAGTGTTATATCTGATATGCTTTCTCCTAAGTTTGCTGCAAAACTAAGGAAAGACATAAATGACAACAGAACTTTTAATCCTAACCATTATGGTGGCAA GTGGAATCAGATCCATGATCATGGTACCAGTCATCTATCTATCATTGATTATCAAAGAAATGCAATCTCAATGACTACCACAGTGAATGCATATTTTGGCTCAAAAATACTATCACCAAGTACAGGAATAATCTTAAACAATGAAATGGATGATTTCTCCATCCCAACAAATGTCACTAAAGGTGTCCGACCACCCGCTCCGGCTAATTTTATCAGGCCAGGAAAAAGACCCTTGTCATCCATGTCACCTACTATAATTGTAAAG GATAATAAACTTAAAGCAGCATTAGGTGCCAGTGGTGGAGCCTTTATATTTGCAGCAGTTGGTGAGGTTCTTTTGAATCATTTTGTCAAGAGAATGAACCCTCTGTCCTCTGTCATGGCTCCAAGGATCTATCATCAG CTGATACCCAATGTTGTTAGCTATGAGAATTGGACAACTGTGATTGGAGACCACTTTGAAGTTCCTGCAAATATAAGAGAAGCCCTTAAGAAGAAGGGTCATGTCTTACAAGGCCTTGGTGGTGGGACTATCTGCCAGCTCATAGCTCAAGATCTTGGAAAGCTTGTGGCAGTGAGTGATCCCAGAAAGGGTGGGATTCCTGCTGCTTTTTGA
- the LOC115715297 gene encoding putative inactive glutathione hydrolase 4 isoform X2, with protein MLNILSQYGFPSGISGSLGVHREIEALKHTFAVRMNMGDPDFVNVSSVISDMLSPKFAAKLRKDINDNRTFNPNHYGGKWNQIHDHGTSHLSIIDYQRNAISMTTTVNAYFGSKILSPSTGIILNNEMDDFSIPTNVTKGVRPPAPANFIRPGKRPLSSMSPTIIVKDNKLKAALGASGGAFIFAAVGEVLLNHFVKRMNPLSSVMAPRIYHQLIPNVVSYENWTTVIGDHFEVPANIREALKKKGHVLQGLGGGTICQLIAQDLGKLVAVSDPRKGGIPAAF; from the exons ATGCTGAACATTCTTTCCCAATATGGATTTCCTTCTGGAATCTCTGGCTCTCTTGGGGTCCATAGAGAAATTGAAGCTCTAAAACATACATTTGCTGTGAGAATGAACATGGGTGATCCAGACTTTGTTAATGTGTCTAGTGTTATATCTGATATGCTTTCTCCTAAGTTTGCTGCAAAACTAAGGAAAGACATAAATGACAACAGAACTTTTAATCCTAACCATTATGGTGGCAA GTGGAATCAGATCCATGATCATGGTACCAGTCATCTATCTATCATTGATTATCAAAGAAATGCAATCTCAATGACTACCACAGTGAATGCATATTTTGGCTCAAAAATACTATCACCAAGTACAGGAATAATCTTAAACAATGAAATGGATGATTTCTCCATCCCAACAAATGTCACTAAAGGTGTCCGACCACCCGCTCCGGCTAATTTTATCAGGCCAGGAAAAAGACCCTTGTCATCCATGTCACCTACTATAATTGTAAAG GATAATAAACTTAAAGCAGCATTAGGTGCCAGTGGTGGAGCCTTTATATTTGCAGCAGTTGGTGAGGTTCTTTTGAATCATTTTGTCAAGAGAATGAACCCTCTGTCCTCTGTCATGGCTCCAAGGATCTATCATCAG CTGATACCCAATGTTGTTAGCTATGAGAATTGGACAACTGTGATTGGAGACCACTTTGAAGTTCCTGCAAATATAAGAGAAGCCCTTAAGAAGAAGGGTCATGTCTTACAAGGCCTTGGTGGTGGGACTATCTGCCAGCTCATAGCTCAAGATCTTGGAAAGCTTGTGGCAGTGAGTGATCCCAGAAAGGGTGGGATTCCTGCTGCTTTTTGA
- the LOC115715209 gene encoding uncharacterized protein LOC115715209, which produces MARRRVKKTTDKQAPSSPGADLNNVEVKETQNDKEEAQFIDPDVERQIAAIRAIRDVEIEHLLTELRLLRSYFKKEQLQTPVLQFFAENFPNLSVVRNGQNRDAEVQWKTKEDNVSDDNRRELHASLLHRLSMAYSNYSAAIPSLGGFDFSNKTVKTSHFAGEDLQIRDFVLEEPSETQMLGMQDAFCTPGMSSQRLSVGMTPKTLRLPKPGEMLLSVRGSPLGVYKEDNMEAIHESEES; this is translated from the exons ATGGCTAGGCGAAGGGTTAAGAAAACAACTGATAAACAAGCTCCCTCGTCACCAGGGGCTGATTTGAATAATGTTGAAGTGAAAGAAACTCAAAACGATAAGGAAGAAGCTCAATTCATTGACCCAGATG TTGAGCGTCAAATTGCTGCCATTAGAGCTATTCGGGATGTAGAGATTGAGCATCTGTTGACTGAATTGCGTTTGCTCCGTTCGTATTTTAAAAAGGAGCAGTTGCAGACCCCAGTATTGCAATTTTTTGCAGAGAACTTTCCGAATTTGTCAGTGGTAAGAAATGGACAAAATAGAGACGCTGAAGTACAATGGAAAACTAAAGAAGACAATGTCTCTGATGACAATAGAAGAGAGCTCCACGCGTCCCTTCTGCATCGATTGTCCATGGCTTATTCCAATTATTCTGCAGCAATCCCATCTTTGGGTGGTTTTGACTTTTCTAATAAAACAG TGAAAACAAGCCATTTTGCTGGTGAAGATCTGCAGATCAGAGACTTT GTTCTGGAGGAGCCATCTGAAACACAGATGCTAGGGATGCAAGATGCTTTTTGTACACCTGGG ATGAGTAGCCAAAGGCTTTCTGTTGGAATGACACCCAAAACACTGAGGCTTCCAAAGCCTGGAGAGATGCTTTTATCTGTCCGCGGTTCTCCACTTGGTGTTTACAAGGAAGACAACATGGAAGCTATTCACG AGTCTGAAGAGAGCTAA